The Paenibacillus sp. FSL R7-0204 genome includes a region encoding these proteins:
- a CDS encoding ATP-binding protein, giving the protein MIWQEELKGLYKQYISPDPGSLSWVLLMDLFEMNTLDLNKKESPELDEKLIRYTQSLLLDGDTFSKEFLDVYSVIDSTKQAVRGEYSQRSIIKELLQNAFDCKYGDETIEIEIAFSKETQYNIISLSYNEVGFDNYSILKYLYLGKSQKEKGLHEGRFGIGAKFGVFYHTDEIVLQSTNGNNKYDICIERKTNSLKETYLTINPERFKVESTNENKTSTTIQLKLLEGTLFNAIHTDFEKLLIKKGDYVNIIEFFFALRKAANRGIKKISLTVQLNTGIKQNYLFLYSEDSCSLQIDGKEYLVFTSFDSLDSGISYLVPQRINKDSSEYMENEKFRYFSTYELTEGDSHSAFFISVPNEYVSVDRKGLRDPSLIESFIVRDLSEMIQNESVFNENTLYHILENRYSYSYLIQFMFNFMYKFNAERNEQIIKELLSKSEIKVGNQSFPVVKTQTRMIRTIKSIDEKRFFDRNWETLKWDHAFLVYRRGPSDYPYHGYRQVTYEYVIYFYERGIKEPTAYKYNFRIEYNSNKANNHEDNYIRQQTFKDKITAFYYLFEYYAQPVSELSEYKKWEKLESLGEFNKKDSINTKQELNTLLQIIKELSMELKFEEPNKLIVDSKEWSLHEFNFPKGISDLFEVIDLIRRWSESHYLISQFFIKQYFNSILPFDRRLNELFQHANSFEVLQGYHLSLKIKELKELNSSYYTLPRNYELPQDWNHVVDLSLLFGQENNKDVLTSLSKLRPELLKELDINILCSKLGIRPGSLDTFELFTPEDLAKILPIEPEILYDKVSNIYFVDVKKESSCLIGFTNHNISQLLTLNCIEQLMEYDITELYVLCSKRDKKNICSILEYWVTGKNAGKLTLLSEQKARVSLLDQYPYHYKPFPRIKQNEWSFLCDQASNFASMSEDELNHQILRFIKDFNTTLFGYGYKCSFSAECGYEGLNALPFRIKLVEYNGLRLPIFVCCNDYYDIDGWNAKEIEFNGIEFNEMMKRIHKTAVIDLDCYTVQINYNYKVKYQSLEIDTEEKEMIEDTDDPDCFRQEVRQLRLTPFMLAVWYNKYWIFGSAP; this is encoded by the coding sequence ATGATATGGCAAGAAGAATTAAAAGGTTTGTATAAACAATATATAAGCCCTGATCCTGGAAGTCTAAGTTGGGTGCTTCTAATGGATTTATTTGAGATGAATACATTGGATTTAAATAAGAAAGAATCACCGGAACTTGATGAGAAATTGATTCGTTATACCCAAAGTCTCTTGCTAGATGGGGACACATTCAGTAAAGAGTTTTTGGATGTCTATTCCGTTATTGATTCGACGAAGCAAGCTGTGCGCGGCGAATACAGTCAGCGTTCTATAATAAAAGAACTATTGCAAAATGCGTTTGACTGCAAGTATGGAGATGAAACAATAGAAATAGAAATAGCGTTCTCCAAAGAAACCCAGTATAATATCATATCCTTATCCTATAACGAAGTAGGTTTTGACAATTATAGTATACTGAAATACTTATATTTAGGTAAGAGTCAAAAAGAGAAGGGGCTACATGAAGGTCGATTTGGCATCGGAGCAAAGTTTGGTGTATTTTATCATACCGATGAAATTGTATTACAAAGCACTAACGGAAACAATAAGTACGATATTTGCATTGAACGAAAAACCAATTCTTTAAAAGAAACATATCTCACAATTAATCCCGAAAGATTTAAAGTGGAGTCTACAAATGAGAATAAAACTTCGACTACAATACAACTTAAATTACTAGAAGGTACTTTATTTAATGCTATTCATACTGATTTCGAGAAGTTATTAATCAAGAAAGGGGATTATGTAAATATAATCGAATTCTTCTTTGCTTTGAGAAAAGCTGCGAATCGAGGCATAAAGAAAATTTCTTTAACGGTACAATTGAATACAGGTATAAAACAAAATTATTTATTCTTGTATTCCGAAGATAGTTGTTCTCTCCAAATAGATGGAAAAGAATACTTAGTGTTTACCTCATTTGATTCACTAGATAGTGGTATTTCATATCTTGTTCCACAAAGAATTAATAAAGACTCAAGTGAATACATGGAAAATGAAAAATTTCGTTACTTTTCTACATATGAATTAACAGAAGGTGATTCGCACTCTGCATTTTTCATAAGCGTCCCTAACGAATATGTGAGTGTGGATAGAAAAGGTTTGCGTGATCCAAGTTTGATTGAGTCTTTTATTGTAAGAGACTTATCAGAAATGATTCAGAATGAGTCTGTTTTTAATGAAAATACATTGTATCATATATTGGAAAATCGTTACTCATATTCGTACCTGATTCAATTTATGTTTAATTTTATGTATAAATTTAATGCTGAAAGAAATGAACAAATCATTAAAGAACTTTTGAGTAAAAGTGAAATTAAGGTCGGTAACCAATCCTTTCCTGTCGTTAAGACTCAGACTAGAATGATAAGAACAATTAAGTCTATTGACGAAAAAAGGTTTTTTGATAGAAATTGGGAAACATTAAAATGGGACCATGCATTTTTAGTATATCGTCGGGGACCAAGCGATTACCCGTATCATGGGTATCGTCAGGTAACATACGAGTATGTGATATATTTTTATGAGCGTGGAATAAAGGAACCTACGGCTTATAAATATAATTTTAGAATTGAATATAATTCTAACAAAGCAAATAACCATGAAGATAATTACATTAGACAACAAACTTTTAAGGACAAAATAACTGCATTTTATTACTTGTTTGAATATTATGCTCAACCTGTTTCAGAGCTATCAGAATATAAAAAATGGGAAAAGTTAGAGTCACTTGGTGAGTTTAATAAGAAAGATTCGATAAATACAAAACAAGAACTCAACACTTTGCTGCAGATCATCAAGGAACTTAGTATGGAACTCAAATTTGAGGAACCTAATAAATTGATAGTTGATAGTAAAGAGTGGAGCCTTCATGAATTTAACTTCCCTAAAGGAATTTCTGATTTATTTGAAGTGATAGACTTAATCCGTAGGTGGAGCGAATCACATTATCTTATTTCGCAATTCTTTATTAAGCAATATTTCAACAGCATTCTACCATTTGATCGTAGACTAAATGAATTATTTCAACATGCAAATTCATTTGAAGTTTTACAAGGATACCATCTTTCATTGAAAATTAAAGAGCTTAAGGAGCTTAATTCTAGTTATTATACATTACCAAGAAATTATGAGTTGCCCCAAGACTGGAATCATGTAGTTGATCTATCGTTACTATTTGGTCAAGAAAATAATAAAGATGTACTGACTTCTTTATCGAAATTGCGTCCGGAATTACTGAAAGAGCTGGACATTAATATATTGTGTAGCAAACTCGGAATTCGTCCAGGTTCTTTGGATACCTTTGAATTATTTACGCCGGAAGATCTTGCTAAAATACTCCCAATTGAACCAGAAATTTTATACGATAAAGTTAGCAATATATATTTTGTGGATGTTAAGAAAGAATCATCCTGTCTTATCGGATTTACAAACCATAACATTTCACAGTTATTAACACTGAATTGTATCGAGCAATTGATGGAGTATGATATTACGGAACTCTATGTTCTTTGCTCAAAACGAGATAAAAAAAATATATGTTCAATTCTCGAATACTGGGTTACTGGAAAAAATGCTGGCAAATTGACTTTATTATCGGAACAAAAAGCAAGGGTGTCTCTTCTAGATCAATATCCCTATCACTATAAGCCTTTCCCTCGGATCAAACAAAATGAGTGGAGTTTCTTATGTGATCAAGCGTCCAATTTTGCTTCAATGAGTGAGGACGAATTAAACCACCAGATACTCCGATTTATTAAGGACTTTAATACCACATTGTTCGGTTATGGTTATAAATGCAGCTTTTCTGCAGAATGTGGATATGAGGGTCTTAATGCGTTACCATTTCGTATAAAATTAGTTGAATACAATGGGTTAAGATTACCTATATTTGTCTGTTGCAATGATTACTATGATATAGATGGTTGGAATGCTAAGGAAATTGAATTTAATGGAATTGAGTTTAATGAAATGATGAAAAGAATTCATAAAACAGCTGTTATTGACCTGGATTGCTATACAGTTCAGATAAATTATAATTACAAGGTCAAATATCAATCGTTAGAAATTGATACAGAGGAAAAAGAAATGATCGAAGATACCGACGATCCCGATTGTTTTAGGCAAGAAGTTAGACAACTTCGGCTGACACCATTTATGTTAGCGGTTTGGTATAACAAATATTGGATTTTCGGTTCGGCCCCCTAA
- a CDS encoding recombinase family protein — translation MIAVYARVSTEEQAKHGFSLNDHIRQCRQKAGANKVKEYVDDGVSGDFLDRPALTKLRDDIQEGIIGSI, via the coding sequence GTGATAGCTGTATATGCCAGAGTGAGTACGGAGGAGCAGGCGAAGCACGGGTTCAGCCTGAACGATCATATTCGTCAATGCCGTCAGAAAGCGGGAGCGAATAAGGTAAAGGAATATGTGGACGATGGGGTATCCGGTGATTTTTTAGATAGACCGGCATTAACCAAATTACGGGATGATATTCAAGAAGGAATTATTGGCTCAATCTAA
- a CDS encoding IS3 family transposase, producing MKRGYSATRVLRIVEVQPSTYYAHKKRFLGLWSAPDAVVTSGRPIPAYSLTTGGLRVSDLQIEEWLSELVEGEENGYGYRNLAYALSVQQGLILNHKKAYRLCKKLGLLQKKPVRNLKYPRRLARNRVVTGPNQLWQIDIKYGYIHGYDRFFFIFDMIDVFDRCIVGYHVGASCTAKQVCATLREALGRRLQPGDPSPVIRSDNGPQFLSDVFGELCAETQRPLEHERIPPKTPNMNAYIESFHSILERDLYTKRYFETFEEAYEAVAVYINFYNERRFHGSLQRMSPKQYHAAWKAGKLKPIEIKL from the coding sequence ATAAAGCGGGGTTATTCGGCTACACGGGTTCTACGTATCGTGGAGGTTCAACCTTCCACCTATTATGCGCATAAAAAACGTTTCCTGGGGCTTTGGAGTGCCCCGGATGCGGTAGTGACTTCGGGTCGTCCGATCCCCGCCTATTCCCTCACTACCGGCGGTCTGCGGGTCAGTGACCTACAGATCGAGGAGTGGCTGAGTGAGCTGGTAGAGGGTGAGGAGAACGGCTATGGCTACCGGAACCTGGCGTATGCCCTATCGGTCCAGCAGGGCTTAATCCTCAACCACAAGAAGGCGTACCGGCTGTGCAAGAAGCTCGGACTGCTTCAGAAAAAGCCGGTGAGGAACCTAAAATACCCTCGGCGTTTAGCGCGAAATCGAGTGGTCACCGGCCCCAACCAACTCTGGCAGATTGACATTAAATATGGATACATTCATGGCTACGACCGCTTCTTTTTTATCTTTGATATGATTGATGTGTTTGACCGCTGTATCGTGGGCTACCACGTGGGCGCGAGCTGTACAGCGAAGCAAGTCTGTGCCACGTTAAGGGAGGCGCTGGGCCGACGTTTACAGCCTGGAGATCCCTCACCGGTGATCCGTTCCGATAACGGCCCGCAATTCCTAAGCGACGTCTTTGGCGAGCTGTGTGCGGAAACGCAGCGTCCTCTGGAGCATGAGCGGATTCCTCCAAAAACGCCGAATATGAACGCCTACATTGAGTCGTTTCACAGTATTTTGGAGAGAGATTTGTACACGAAAAGGTACTTTGAAACGTTTGAAGAAGCCTATGAAGCGGTCGCAGTCTATATTAACTTTTACAACGAGCGCCGGTTTCATGGCAGTTTGCAGCGCATGAGCCCCAAACAATACCACGCCGCATGGAAAGCAGGCAAGCTAAAACCGATAGAAATAAAGTTGTAA
- a CDS encoding transposase: MRSNKLYDEQRIKVAQEAINGTKVSFLARKYSVSPSTIANWVKFYKDRFGEEATPSVQERIEDAERVQDLETKMETAIKLLGEKDLEIELLRELLKKANPAYKTNSNWPTKR, from the coding sequence ATGAGAAGCAACAAGTTGTATGACGAACAGCGGATCAAAGTAGCCCAGGAAGCGATCAATGGAACCAAGGTTTCCTTCCTGGCCCGAAAGTATTCCGTCTCTCCCAGCACGATTGCCAATTGGGTGAAGTTTTACAAGGACCGATTTGGAGAAGAGGCCACTCCGTCCGTCCAAGAACGGATTGAAGATGCGGAGCGTGTCCAAGATCTGGAGACGAAGATGGAGACGGCCATTAAGTTATTGGGTGAAAAGGATCTGGAAATCGAACTGCTGCGTGAACTCTTAAAAAAAGCCAACCCCGCTTACAAGACAAACTCGAACTGGCCGACGAAGCGATAA